From Aristaeella lactis, the proteins below share one genomic window:
- a CDS encoding ABC transporter permease: protein MQKTILPTKRGFRWEMKHNRTLYLMCVPALLLLLAFAYLPMGGIYMAFTKYNVKDGIFGSAFVGFENFSYFLKGNPYFWKAVRNTLIINFWGLIFGTIVPITIAIAMNEVKNGPFKKISQSAMFFPYFLSWVVVGAILYGFLTANFRMDRKTGEFIATGANGVVNRALMSLGANPVRWYAEAKYWRTIIIFLDVWKWAGYNSIIYMAAMSQFDGSLYEAATIDGASRFQQIRYLTIPMLKPNVVVLTLMSIGRIFYGDMGMIWGLVGQNGTLLDEVSVIDTYVYTSMRTMGFGFSTAIGLCQSVMGLILIVLANTLAKKINDGEGLF from the coding sequence GTGCAGAAAACGATCCTGCCCACGAAACGCGGTTTTCGCTGGGAAATGAAGCACAACCGGACACTGTACCTGATGTGCGTACCGGCGCTGCTGCTGCTCCTTGCGTTTGCATACCTGCCCATGGGCGGTATATATATGGCGTTCACAAAATACAATGTCAAGGATGGTATCTTCGGCTCTGCCTTTGTGGGATTCGAGAATTTCTCCTATTTTCTGAAGGGAAATCCATATTTCTGGAAAGCAGTGAGGAACACCCTGATCATCAATTTCTGGGGACTGATTTTCGGCACCATTGTGCCGATTACCATCGCCATCGCGATGAACGAGGTGAAAAACGGCCCTTTCAAGAAGATCAGCCAGAGCGCGATGTTCTTTCCTTACTTCCTGAGCTGGGTCGTTGTAGGCGCAATCCTGTACGGTTTTCTGACAGCCAATTTCCGGATGGACCGGAAAACCGGCGAATTCATTGCGACGGGAGCCAACGGTGTTGTAAACCGTGCCCTCATGTCTCTGGGCGCAAATCCCGTCCGATGGTACGCGGAAGCGAAATACTGGAGAACCATTATCATTTTCCTGGATGTGTGGAAATGGGCCGGGTATAACTCCATCATCTACATGGCTGCCATGTCCCAGTTTGACGGCAGCCTGTACGAGGCGGCTACCATTGACGGCGCCAGCCGGTTCCAGCAGATCCGGTACCTGACGATACCCATGCTGAAACCCAATGTGGTGGTCCTGACGCTGATGAGCATCGGCAGGATCTTCTACGGCGATATGGGGATGATCTGGGGCCTGGTGGGTCAGAACGGTACGCTGCTGGACGAGGTTTCGGTCATTGATACGTATGTTTATACGTCCATGCGTACAATGGGCTTCGGCTTCAGTACAGCCATCGGCCTGTGCCAGAGTGTGATGGGCCTGATCCTGATTGTCCTGGCCAACACCCTGGCCAAGAAGATCAATGACGGGGAGGGATTGTTCTGA
- a CDS encoding carbohydrate ABC transporter permease, with protein sequence MSMTLRSAKPHPGHIHRSKADRWARILAYIIVGFFGLICLYPMLLTIVVSFTPDETVVKEGYRLIPSELSLNTYIYLLNENKVQIMNSYMVTIAITIVGTAGSMLVTCMISYAISLREMKYRNVIAFICNFTSIFSAGLIPWYVICVNWYGLRNNMLGLILPAMFSVWNMFLMRTYFRAISPSLYDAAKIDGAGHMTIFFRIALPLSITALLTVGLMYALCYWNDWWHALMFIDKRDMYPLQYFLYHMMSNVNAINSGRVPSGAAAGIKLPAETAKMAVTILTIGPIIFLYPFIQRYFVKGIMTGAVKE encoded by the coding sequence ATGAGTATGACTCTTCGTTCCGCAAAGCCCCATCCCGGTCATATACACCGCAGCAAAGCAGACCGCTGGGCGCGGATCCTGGCCTACATCATTGTCGGATTCTTCGGACTGATTTGCCTGTATCCGATGCTGCTGACGATTGTAGTGAGTTTCACGCCGGATGAAACAGTTGTTAAGGAAGGCTACAGGCTTATCCCGAGTGAACTGTCCCTGAACACATATATATATCTGCTGAATGAAAATAAAGTGCAGATTATGAATTCATACATGGTAACGATTGCTATCACGATAGTCGGAACCGCGGGATCGATGCTGGTTACCTGCATGATTTCCTACGCTATCAGCCTGCGGGAAATGAAATACCGGAACGTGATCGCGTTCATCTGCAACTTCACCAGTATTTTTTCCGCCGGCCTGATCCCCTGGTATGTAATCTGTGTTAACTGGTACGGCCTGCGCAATAATATGCTTGGCCTGATCCTGCCGGCTATGTTCAGCGTATGGAACATGTTCCTGATGCGAACCTATTTCCGGGCTATCAGTCCCAGCCTTTATGACGCGGCCAAGATTGACGGCGCAGGACATATGACGATCTTCTTCCGGATTGCCCTGCCGCTGAGCATTACGGCACTGCTGACAGTTGGCCTGATGTATGCCCTGTGCTACTGGAATGACTGGTGGCACGCGCTGATGTTCATCGACAAACGGGATATGTACCCGCTGCAGTATTTCCTGTATCACATGATGTCCAATGTGAACGCAATCAACAGCGGCCGGGTGCCATCCGGTGCGGCGGCAGGTATAAAGCTGCCCGCGGAAACCGCAAAGATGGCCGTAACGATCCTTACGATCGGACCGATTATCTTCCTGTATCCCTTCATTCAGCGGTATTTTGTCAAGGGCATCATGACGGGAGCGGTTAAAGAGTAA
- a CDS encoding extracellular solute-binding protein — MKKLLAMVLALTLVLTLAVPLMAQADDLEEITILYPGEETDAFSEFINGAFAQKVKEDLNMKVNFRFLSWDSYWDQKKIMLAANETIDLYWDGLPDLSSMVNNKEAQPLDDLIAKAWPEYMKNVLPETQMAGGKINGVQYGIPSAYAPASAMFQFVCLRQDLLEQVGMTEVKTAEDLREFAERVQDQLPGYRGPGDIIFKPLTRYFADEQYFWVGYQDLVVFGEDTHKAYSYAHTDAFKKVAQFNREMFLDGLYQDELAIKYNERESRVQTGLYLWVEGSLAKDLEIGNKVKTADPNAVMGNYLLAPEKPRYINTAGGEVLCIPYSAKNPEGALKFLAWLWGSQDNYLFCLYGEKGKDWDLDETGALKLLSETAQGEGFFYEWMFRNANYQVFPGDVSKEYIENYLNWDNDAQVSAMFGFNFNNENVQLIETSCSEAWKKLAPILYGYVDFDENYPAAIAELEAAGINEYVDEVNRQLEEFMAGK; from the coding sequence ATGAAGAAACTGTTGGCAATGGTGCTGGCGCTGACGCTGGTGCTGACCCTGGCTGTGCCGCTGATGGCGCAGGCAGACGACCTGGAGGAGATCACGATCCTGTATCCCGGTGAGGAGACCGACGCGTTTTCCGAATTCATCAACGGCGCCTTTGCCCAGAAGGTGAAGGAAGACCTGAATATGAAAGTGAACTTCCGGTTCCTGAGCTGGGATTCCTACTGGGACCAGAAGAAGATTATGCTGGCTGCCAATGAAACCATCGACCTGTATTGGGACGGCCTGCCGGACCTGTCCAGCATGGTGAACAACAAGGAAGCCCAGCCCCTGGACGACCTGATCGCCAAGGCCTGGCCTGAATACATGAAAAACGTCCTGCCGGAAACCCAGATGGCCGGCGGCAAAATCAACGGTGTACAGTACGGTATTCCGTCCGCCTATGCACCCGCTTCCGCTATGTTCCAGTTTGTCTGCCTGCGGCAGGATCTGCTGGAGCAGGTGGGCATGACTGAAGTGAAGACGGCCGAGGATCTGCGTGAATTCGCCGAGCGTGTGCAGGACCAGCTGCCAGGCTACCGCGGCCCCGGAGACATCATCTTCAAGCCCCTGACCCGTTATTTTGCTGATGAACAGTATTTCTGGGTGGGCTACCAGGACCTGGTGGTCTTCGGCGAAGATACTCATAAGGCATACAGCTACGCCCATACCGACGCCTTCAAGAAGGTTGCTCAGTTCAACCGGGAAATGTTCCTGGACGGCCTGTACCAGGATGAACTGGCCATCAAGTACAACGAGCGTGAATCCCGCGTTCAGACAGGTCTGTACCTGTGGGTGGAAGGCTCCCTGGCCAAGGACCTGGAGATCGGCAACAAGGTGAAAACCGCTGATCCGAACGCTGTGATGGGCAACTATCTGCTGGCACCCGAAAAGCCCCGTTACATCAACACCGCCGGCGGTGAAGTGCTGTGCATTCCGTATTCCGCGAAGAATCCGGAAGGCGCCCTGAAGTTCCTTGCATGGCTGTGGGGCAGCCAGGACAATTACCTGTTCTGCCTGTACGGCGAGAAGGGCAAGGACTGGGATCTGGACGAGACCGGCGCGCTGAAGCTGCTGAGCGAAACAGCTCAGGGAGAAGGATTCTTCTACGAGTGGATGTTCCGCAACGCCAACTATCAGGTGTTCCCCGGTGATGTGAGCAAGGAATACATTGAAAACTATCTGAACTGGGATAATGACGCTCAGGTTTCCGCCATGTTCGGTTTCAACTTCAACAATGAAAACGTGCAGCTCATCGAGACCTCCTGCTCTGAAGCATGGAAGAAGCTTGCACCGATCCTCTACGGCTATGTGGACTTTGACGAGAATTATCCGGCAGCCATTGCTGAACTGGAAGCGGCAGGCATCAACGAATACGTGGATGAAGTGAACCGCCAGCTGGAAGAGTTTATGGCCGGAAAATAA
- a CDS encoding phosphotransferase enzyme family protein: protein MRETAQQFRTEGTIIGCVPFGSGHINQTWLVVTNQPHLYILQRVNTETFRDPEGLMNNILMVTKHLRKQDPDPRHVMTLVKLRDGRDYILNGRKELWRMYEYVTGGVCLDRAETAADFRNSGIAFGSFQKKMADFPAEQLTETIPGFHDTPKRYEALHEAIREDRAGRVKDVQPEIGFMLEREAGAGLLQRMLRAGGLPLRVTHNDTKLNNVMLDEKTREPLCILDLDTVMPGLAANDFGDSIRFGASTAEEDEKDLDKVHLDLELYRAYAEGFLGSCGDRLTRAERETLPDGARIITLENAVRFLTDYLNGDTYYHIERPEHNLDRTRTQMALTREMEKNDGIIRKMMSAI from the coding sequence ATGCGTGAAACGGCGCAGCAGTTCCGGACAGAGGGGACCATCATCGGGTGCGTACCCTTTGGATCCGGTCATATCAACCAGACCTGGCTGGTGGTGACCAACCAGCCCCATCTGTATATTCTGCAACGGGTGAACACAGAAACCTTCCGGGATCCGGAAGGCCTGATGAACAATATCCTGATGGTAACGAAACACCTGCGGAAACAGGATCCCGATCCGCGGCATGTGATGACGCTGGTGAAACTGAGGGACGGAAGGGATTATATCCTGAACGGCCGGAAGGAACTGTGGCGGATGTATGAATATGTGACCGGAGGAGTCTGCCTGGACCGGGCTGAAACAGCAGCAGATTTCCGTAACAGCGGTATTGCCTTCGGATCATTCCAGAAAAAGATGGCGGATTTCCCGGCGGAACAGCTGACGGAAACCATTCCGGGGTTCCATGACACACCGAAACGTTATGAGGCGCTGCATGAAGCGATCCGGGAAGACCGGGCCGGCAGGGTAAAAGATGTACAGCCAGAAATCGGCTTTATGCTGGAGCGGGAAGCAGGTGCAGGGCTTCTGCAGCGGATGCTGCGGGCAGGAGGGCTGCCGCTGCGCGTGACCCACAACGACACAAAGCTGAATAACGTGATGCTGGATGAGAAGACCCGAGAGCCGCTGTGTATCCTGGACCTGGATACTGTGATGCCCGGACTGGCGGCCAATGATTTCGGGGATTCCATCCGCTTCGGCGCCTCCACGGCGGAAGAGGATGAAAAAGACCTGGACAAGGTACACCTGGATCTGGAACTGTACAGGGCGTACGCGGAAGGCTTCCTCGGCTCCTGCGGCGACCGGCTGACCAGAGCGGAGCGGGAAACCCTGCCCGACGGCGCGCGGATCATCACACTGGAAAACGCGGTGAGGTTCCTGACGGATTACCTGAACGGGGACACCTATTATCATATAGAACGGCCGGAGCACAATCTGGACAGGACCAGGACCCAGATGGCACTGACCAGGGAAATGGAAAAAAACGACGGCATCATCCGGAAAATGATGAGCGCGATCTGA
- a CDS encoding phosphoglucomutase/phosphomannomutase family protein, translated as MIQFGTGGWRAVIGDGFTRENIRRVAAALARRMKQEGCAEEGLCVGYDRRFLSREALIWFCEVLAGEGVTVYFVNMSCPTPQIMFTVKEQKLPYGAMVTASHNPAIWNGIKLFTAGGRDAAQDVTEAIQQTANQLTEDEIRSMDFEAAKAAGIIRIIDPRDSYLDSILRQVNTEAIRKRRLRIVLDPMFGVSLTGLQTILYTSRCDVDVINDRHDAFFGRHLPAPNPDTLVDLQYAVKEHNADVGIATDGDADRLGIIDEKGNYITANETLALLYSYLLEEKGWKGPVVRNIATTHLLDRIAEAHGEKCIEVPVGFKHISAGMEAHDALIGGESSGGLTVRGHIAGKDGLYAASLLVEMLSVSGKKLSELVQDLYSRYGEAHSAEYDWALTHEKKEEIHQLIMEEKKLPSFEQTVVRVNYMDGCKVYFENGWVIVRPSGTEPRIRVFAEAPTQEEAEALVRKMAAFTGLQ; from the coding sequence ATGATACAATTTGGCACAGGCGGCTGGCGAGCCGTCATCGGGGACGGGTTTACCCGGGAGAATATCCGGAGGGTAGCCGCGGCACTGGCGCGGAGAATGAAGCAGGAAGGCTGCGCGGAAGAAGGGCTTTGCGTTGGCTATGACCGGCGTTTCCTGAGCCGGGAAGCACTGATCTGGTTCTGCGAGGTGCTGGCCGGGGAAGGCGTGACGGTTTACTTTGTAAACATGAGCTGCCCAACGCCACAGATTATGTTCACAGTGAAGGAGCAGAAGCTTCCATACGGCGCAATGGTGACAGCCAGCCACAACCCAGCCATCTGGAACGGGATCAAACTGTTTACGGCCGGGGGAAGGGACGCGGCCCAGGACGTGACGGAAGCCATTCAGCAGACGGCAAACCAGCTGACGGAGGATGAAATCCGGAGTATGGATTTTGAGGCGGCGAAGGCCGCGGGGATCATCCGGATTATTGATCCGCGGGATAGCTACCTGGATTCCATCCTGCGCCAGGTGAACACGGAAGCCATCCGGAAACGCAGGCTGAGGATTGTGCTGGACCCTATGTTCGGCGTGAGCCTGACGGGACTGCAGACGATCCTGTACACCTCCCGGTGCGACGTGGATGTGATCAATGACCGTCACGATGCCTTCTTCGGCCGTCACCTGCCGGCACCGAACCCGGACACGCTGGTGGACCTGCAGTATGCGGTGAAGGAACATAACGCGGACGTGGGTATCGCCACGGACGGCGATGCCGACCGGCTGGGCATTATTGATGAAAAAGGCAATTACATTACCGCCAATGAAACGCTGGCGCTGCTTTATTCCTACCTGCTGGAGGAGAAGGGCTGGAAGGGACCGGTGGTGCGGAATATCGCGACCACACACCTGCTGGACCGGATTGCCGAGGCCCACGGGGAGAAATGCATTGAGGTGCCGGTCGGCTTTAAGCATATTTCCGCGGGAATGGAAGCCCATGATGCCCTGATCGGCGGTGAGTCCTCCGGCGGCCTGACGGTCCGGGGTCACATTGCCGGTAAGGATGGCCTGTACGCGGCCAGCCTGCTGGTGGAGATGCTGAGCGTGAGCGGGAAAAAACTCAGCGAACTGGTGCAGGACCTGTACAGCCGCTACGGAGAAGCGCATTCAGCGGAATACGACTGGGCCCTGACACATGAGAAGAAGGAAGAGATCCATCAGCTGATCATGGAGGAGAAGAAACTGCCATCCTTTGAACAGACGGTGGTGCGGGTCAACTATATGGACGGATGCAAGGTATACTTTGAAAACGGCTGGGTGATCGTGCGTCCTTCCGGTACGGAACCGCGGATCCGGGTTTTCGCGGAAGCGCCGACACAGGAGGAAGCGGAAGCGCTGGTCCGGAAGATGGCTGCTTTCACCGGACTGCAGTAA
- a CDS encoding erythromycin esterase family protein yields the protein MKSGNIFLYGEKHSDSACLEKELEAWSECYKNGMRDLFVELPSYTAAFLNRWMQEDTDELLDAVFTDMKGSNDDSPQTREFYRSIKTAYPETIFHGTDVGHQFDTTGARYLSLLTSEGKQDTPEYRLAALTIEQGRKYYDIRITDETVSDIYREYCMVDNFLRAWEDLDRRDIMGIYGSAHTDPSSLDMSGSIPCMAAQLKGRLQNAVYSTDLTKNDVISTDTVTVNGKEYQISYFGSEDISSWAQGYLKRDFWRVENAYDDLKDSPRTGNWLPAGNYNMVINPGEIYIVEYTQTDGTLERLYYLCDGTLYNGVYNTFNITVSE from the coding sequence TTGAAATCCGGAAACATCTTCCTTTACGGAGAAAAGCATTCAGATTCTGCCTGCCTGGAGAAGGAACTGGAAGCATGGTCAGAATGCTATAAAAACGGCATGCGTGATCTTTTTGTTGAGCTGCCTTCCTATACGGCAGCCTTTCTGAACCGGTGGATGCAGGAAGATACGGACGAACTGCTGGATGCGGTCTTCACAGATATGAAAGGATCAAATGATGATTCCCCGCAGACCAGGGAGTTTTACCGCAGCATTAAGACCGCTTACCCCGAAACAATTTTCCACGGTACAGACGTAGGACACCAGTTTGATACAACAGGCGCCCGGTATCTGTCCCTGCTCACATCTGAAGGAAAACAGGATACACCGGAATACCGCCTGGCTGCCCTTACGATTGAACAGGGGCGGAAATATTATGATATTCGCATTACAGATGAAACAGTCTCGGATATATACCGTGAATACTGCATGGTCGATAATTTCCTCCGTGCCTGGGAAGATCTGGACAGACGGGATATCATGGGCATCTACGGATCCGCCCATACCGATCCGTCTTCGCTGGATATGAGCGGATCCATCCCCTGCATGGCCGCTCAGCTGAAAGGCCGTCTTCAGAATGCCGTTTACAGCACGGATCTTACGAAAAACGATGTCATCAGTACAGACACGGTTACGGTTAACGGGAAAGAATATCAGATATCCTATTTCGGAAGCGAGGATATCTCCTCCTGGGCACAGGGTTACCTGAAGCGCGATTTCTGGCGGGTGGAAAACGCTTATGACGACCTGAAGGACTCTCCGCGGACCGGCAACTGGCTTCCTGCCGGCAACTATAACATGGTCATCAATCCGGGCGAGATCTATATTGTTGAATATACACAGACTGACGGCACGCTGGAACGCCTGTATTATCTTTGCGACGGAACCTTGTATAACGGGGTTTACAATACATTCAACATCACCGTAAGTGAATAA
- a CDS encoding phosphotransferase enzyme family protein, whose amino-acid sequence MKNYPEILDAFALPEGERTAVPFGNGHINSTFMVRISGTEKQYILQRINSYVFIHPKDVMENIQRVTGFLRGKIAEAGGNPDRETITLVPSRTGEACAEDAEGQVWRVMLFVPDTFSPELPDNLDILEECGGAFGRFARLLDDFPASSLHETIHAFHDTPARLSQLEDAARQDPCGRLKDVQEEMAFARGCAAETRVLTDALAAGKLPLRVTHNDTKVNNVLLDRNTEKAVCVIDLDTVMPGLLAYDFGDAIRVGACSAAEDEQNLDLIHLEMPKYRAFARGFLSQLKGMLSRDELLSLEAGARIMTLENGLRFLADHLKGDVYFKIHRPGQNLDRARAQFALFRDMEKHSEEMKAILLELYEG is encoded by the coding sequence ATGAAGAACTACCCTGAAATCCTGGATGCCTTCGCCCTGCCGGAAGGAGAACGTACAGCGGTTCCCTTCGGCAACGGGCATATCAACAGCACCTTCATGGTCCGGATCTCCGGAACGGAAAAGCAGTATATCCTGCAGCGCATCAACAGCTATGTTTTCATCCATCCGAAAGACGTGATGGAAAACATCCAGCGTGTCACCGGATTCCTTCGCGGAAAAATCGCTGAGGCCGGCGGAAACCCGGATCGGGAAACCATCACCCTGGTGCCTTCCCGCACCGGTGAAGCCTGTGCAGAAGACGCGGAAGGGCAAGTCTGGCGGGTCATGCTTTTTGTGCCGGATACGTTCAGCCCTGAGCTTCCGGATAACCTGGATATCCTGGAGGAATGCGGAGGCGCCTTTGGCCGTTTTGCCCGCCTGCTGGATGATTTTCCCGCCTCCTCTCTTCATGAGACCATCCATGCCTTCCATGACACGCCGGCCAGGCTAAGCCAGCTGGAAGACGCCGCCCGGCAGGATCCCTGCGGCCGCCTGAAGGATGTACAGGAAGAAATGGCCTTTGCCCGCGGCTGCGCTGCGGAGACACGCGTGCTCACTGACGCCCTGGCAGCCGGAAAACTGCCGTTGCGCGTAACGCATAATGATACCAAGGTCAACAACGTGCTGCTGGACCGGAACACGGAAAAAGCCGTCTGTGTGATCGACCTGGATACGGTCATGCCCGGTTTACTCGCCTATGACTTCGGTGATGCCATCCGGGTCGGTGCCTGCAGCGCCGCCGAGGATGAACAGAACCTGGATCTTATTCATCTGGAGATGCCCAAATACCGCGCCTTCGCACGGGGATTCCTGTCTCAGCTGAAGGGCATGCTTTCCCGGGACGAACTGCTTTCCCTGGAAGCGGGTGCCCGCATCATGACGCTGGAAAACGGCCTCCGTTTCCTGGCCGACCACCTGAAAGGCGATGTGTATTTTAAGATCCACCGTCCCGGCCAGAACCTGGACCGGGCCCGCGCACAGTTTGCGCTCTTCCGGGACATGGAAAAACACAGTGAGGAAATGAAAGCCATCCTGCTGGAACTGTATGAAGGGTAA
- a CDS encoding carbohydrate ABC transporter permease produces MNTLSAAPAPRRRILLLIVSAILLTVLLCSLTFLRFSSQLYIKRSPNTFVGDDKYTTVRQEVELQLEEYRSQEVDAVIEEQVIERVNSKNETTSLVIFTINAANTRSGWDLLSAGLPSSTLLILILALSAGAWIFTVYSAFTGNRVAGIASFVLSLAAFFLIPVIFNRLNLDLSRTADLAQAGGDSSALDRLRPALDRFLFAGTAGDQLDTMLSALNYTVCAAPFLLLIPAFMSICASVLAACKPLKKTLLRVALYVSVILFSLFILYPFFVMFVTAFRSNAETTDMYFLRILPSRWVFSNLTDTLKRNVLLYLGNSLLIAGGATVIAMLCGIPAAYAMARMDFRGKKVYLGFVIMSQMFSPVVLLVGISRLMNTLHLNDTLMGLMFINAAFNQAFAIWLLRGTFVSISSEMEQAACIDGCSVLGAMLRILLPMAAPGIVTTLIFVFINAWNEYTVSTVLISTQTNKPITVGITQFSSFNMIEWQYLFAAALLATIPVVILFMLIEKHLAAGLTAGGVKG; encoded by the coding sequence ATGAATACTCTTTCTGCCGCTCCGGCCCCCCGCCGCAGGATCCTGCTGCTGATCGTTTCCGCGATCCTCCTGACCGTCCTGCTCTGTTCCCTGACCTTTCTGCGCTTTTCTTCCCAGCTTTATATCAAGCGTTCTCCCAACACCTTTGTCGGTGATGACAAATACACCACCGTCCGGCAGGAGGTGGAGCTCCAGCTGGAGGAATACCGTTCCCAGGAAGTGGACGCTGTCATTGAGGAACAGGTCATTGAGCGGGTCAACAGCAAAAATGAAACCACCTCGCTGGTGATCTTCACCATCAATGCCGCCAACACCCGCAGCGGCTGGGATCTGCTGTCCGCGGGTCTGCCCTCCTCAACCCTGCTGATCCTGATCCTGGCCCTGTCCGCCGGTGCGTGGATATTTACGGTGTATTCCGCCTTCACCGGAAACCGGGTAGCCGGAATTGCTTCCTTTGTGCTGTCACTGGCGGCCTTCTTCCTGATCCCGGTCATTTTCAACCGTCTGAACCTGGATCTTTCCAGGACAGCGGACCTGGCACAGGCCGGCGGTGATTCTTCTGCCCTGGATCGTCTCCGCCCGGCCCTGGATCGTTTCCTCTTTGCCGGTACCGCGGGAGACCAGCTGGACACCATGCTTTCCGCGCTGAATTACACAGTCTGTGCGGCACCCTTCCTGCTTCTCATTCCCGCGTTCATGTCAATCTGTGCCTCTGTCCTGGCAGCCTGCAAGCCCCTGAAAAAGACGCTCCTCCGTGTTGCGCTTTATGTCAGCGTGATCCTGTTCTCGCTGTTTATCCTTTATCCCTTCTTTGTCATGTTCGTCACCGCCTTCCGAAGCAACGCGGAAACGACCGACATGTATTTCCTCCGGATCCTGCCCTCCCGCTGGGTTTTCAGCAATCTCACCGATACGCTGAAACGCAATGTGCTTCTTTACCTAGGCAATTCACTGCTCATTGCCGGCGGCGCAACAGTGATTGCCATGCTCTGCGGAATCCCGGCCGCGTACGCCATGGCCCGTATGGATTTCCGCGGAAAGAAAGTTTATCTCGGTTTTGTCATCATGAGCCAGATGTTCTCCCCTGTGGTGCTGCTGGTCGGCATATCCCGCCTGATGAACACCCTGCACCTGAACGATACCCTCATGGGCCTAATGTTCATCAACGCGGCCTTTAACCAGGCCTTCGCCATCTGGCTGCTGCGGGGAACCTTCGTCTCCATATCTTCCGAAATGGAACAGGCCGCCTGTATCGATGGCTGCAGTGTGCTCGGTGCCATGCTGCGCATCCTGCTTCCCATGGCCGCCCCGGGCATCGTAACCACCCTGATTTTCGTTTTCATCAACGCATGGAACGAGTATACGGTTTCCACCGTACTGATTTCCACCCAGACAAATAAACCTATCACGGTCGGTATCACCCAGTTCTCTTCCTTCAACATGATCGAATGGCAGTATCTGTTTGCTGCAGCCCTGCTGGCAACCATTCCCGTCGTCATCCTTTTCATGCTCATTGAGAAACACCTGGCTGCCGGCCTGACCGCGGGAGGAGTAAAAGGTTAA
- a CDS encoding carbohydrate ABC transporter permease: MRSVFVRHRWEPYLWILPSILLMLVFVVFPIGIVFRLAFSQISRAGVVGGFIGLKNFQDAVSSPAFPQVMVNTAIWVVSVVGLSTLIGFICAMVLNQPFRGRKIARSIMVFPWAASLVIQASVWNYIIKMEYGNLNNILLNLGFLQDPVNWRSSYQVEFIWECAIGIIVTIPFVTFTVLSGLQSIDASYYEAATVDGAGFWKKLRHVTIPLVKPSLTVSTVLNIIYVFNSFPIIYTITKGAPANKTDTMVTYLYMLAFYDQRKGPATALSVIGFIILCIASGCYMLITMRKEDSL, from the coding sequence ATGCGTTCTGTGTTTGTCCGTCATCGTTGGGAACCCTATCTCTGGATTCTGCCCAGCATCCTGCTGATGCTGGTTTTCGTTGTATTTCCCATTGGTATTGTTTTCCGTCTGGCCTTCAGCCAGATCAGCCGCGCCGGTGTTGTCGGCGGTTTTATCGGACTGAAGAATTTCCAGGACGCAGTCTCCTCTCCCGCTTTCCCGCAGGTCATGGTCAACACGGCCATCTGGGTGGTTTCAGTGGTGGGGCTTTCCACCCTCATCGGCTTCATCTGCGCCATGGTCCTCAACCAGCCTTTCCGCGGCCGGAAGATCGCCCGGTCGATCATGGTCTTCCCCTGGGCCGCGTCCCTGGTCATCCAGGCATCTGTCTGGAACTACATCATCAAAATGGAATACGGCAACCTGAACAATATCCTGCTGAATCTCGGTTTCCTTCAGGATCCCGTCAACTGGCGCTCCTCCTACCAGGTGGAGTTCATCTGGGAATGCGCCATCGGTATCATCGTCACGATCCCCTTCGTCACCTTTACCGTGCTTTCCGGTTTACAGTCCATCGACGCCTCTTATTATGAGGCAGCCACCGTTGATGGTGCCGGCTTCTGGAAGAAGCTGCGCCATGTGACCATTCCGCTCGTAAAACCGTCTCTCACGGTTTCCACCGTGCTGAACATTATATATGTTTTCAATTCCTTCCCCATCATCTACACGATTACCAAAGGTGCTCCGGCCAATAAAACGGACACCATGGTCACCTACCTGTATATGCTGGCCTTCTACGACCAGCGGAAGGGCCCGGCCACCGCGCTTTCTGTGATCGGTTTCATCATCCTGTGCATTGCTTCCGGATGCTATATGCTCATTACCATGCGGAAGGAGGATTCACTCTGA